The following proteins are co-located in the Pseudomonas fluorescens genome:
- a CDS encoding GntR family transcriptional regulator → MNPILTLRPDDKQSTPLYLQLARNLEAAIHAGQWKSEQALPSERALSEQLSISRVTARKALEVLFAQGLIRRSQGSGTFITPRLEQPLSRLSGFSEMLRLKGFVPSSQWLERDITPPTHEELIRLGLSPSDKVARLKRLRKADDTVMAIEMTAMPAAVLPHPQAIGNSLYEYLESIGKPIVRALQHIQAINASDEFAKLVGIAPGTAMLLMTRVGYTADNTPIEITDTYCRNDYYDFVAELRRHDYSAERRL, encoded by the coding sequence ATGAACCCTATCCTGACGCTGCGCCCCGACGACAAGCAATCCACGCCGCTGTACCTGCAACTGGCCCGCAACCTTGAAGCGGCGATCCATGCCGGCCAGTGGAAATCCGAGCAGGCATTGCCGTCGGAACGCGCCCTCAGCGAGCAGTTGAGCATTTCGCGAGTCACTGCCCGTAAGGCGCTGGAAGTGTTGTTTGCCCAAGGCCTGATCCGCCGCAGCCAAGGCTCTGGCACCTTTATCACGCCGCGCCTGGAGCAGCCGCTGTCACGCCTGTCGGGCTTCAGCGAAATGCTCCGACTCAAGGGCTTTGTGCCCAGCTCCCAGTGGCTGGAGCGCGATATCACCCCGCCAACCCACGAAGAGCTGATCCGCCTGGGCCTGTCGCCCAGCGACAAAGTGGCGCGCCTCAAGCGTCTGCGTAAGGCCGATGACACGGTCATGGCGATTGAAATGACCGCCATGCCCGCCGCTGTCTTGCCGCACCCGCAAGCCATCGGCAATTCGCTCTACGAATACCTGGAAAGCATCGGCAAGCCGATCGTGCGCGCCCTGCAACATATCCAGGCGATCAACGCCTCGGACGAGTTCGCCAAGTTGGTGGGCATTGCCCCCGGCACCGCCATGCTGCTGATGACCCGGGTCGGCTACACCGCCGACAACACGCCGATTGAAATCACCGACACCTACTGCCGCAACGACTACTACGACTTTGTCGCAGAGCTGCGCCGCCACGACTATAGCGCTGAACGGCGCCTCTAG
- a CDS encoding SIS domain-containing protein translates to MLEEALASCDAVAAQLQRLHPMLEEVAGRLRRQPPQVAMTIARGSSDHAASYFAYLAMQHVGIPVASLPMSVVTLLQAPLKVSGQVAFGFSQSGQSPDLVNSLRLLRKRGALSISMVNAEDSPLEAACEFHVPLCAGPEHSVAATKSFIATLSASAQLIGHWNQDLLLLQACQALPAGLREAATQDWRAAVEALRASQRLIVIGRGAGFAIAQEAALKLKETSAIQAEAFSSAEVRHGPMALIDQGYPLLVFAPRGAEQAGLLSLAADMRQRGARVLLAAPDDISERDLTLTRAEHPSLDPILAIQSFYVMAAGLAEARGMDPDQPRHLSKVTRTH, encoded by the coding sequence ATGCTTGAAGAGGCCCTGGCCTCCTGTGACGCCGTCGCGGCGCAACTGCAACGCCTGCACCCGATGCTGGAAGAAGTCGCCGGGCGCCTGCGCCGCCAGCCGCCGCAAGTGGCGATGACCATCGCCCGTGGCAGTTCAGACCATGCCGCCAGTTACTTCGCCTACCTGGCCATGCAGCATGTGGGCATTCCGGTGGCGTCGTTGCCGATGTCGGTGGTGACCTTGTTGCAGGCGCCGCTGAAAGTCAGTGGCCAGGTCGCGTTCGGTTTCTCCCAATCGGGGCAAAGCCCGGACCTGGTCAACAGCCTGCGCCTGCTGCGCAAACGCGGCGCCTTGAGCATTTCGATGGTCAACGCCGAAGATTCGCCGCTGGAAGCCGCCTGCGAATTCCATGTGCCGTTGTGCGCCGGGCCGGAACACAGCGTGGCCGCCACCAAAAGCTTTATCGCCACCCTCAGCGCCAGCGCGCAGCTGATCGGCCACTGGAACCAGGACCTGTTGCTGCTGCAAGCCTGCCAGGCGTTGCCCGCCGGCCTGCGTGAAGCCGCCACCCAGGACTGGCGCGCAGCGGTCGAGGCCTTGCGCGCCAGTCAGCGGCTGATTGTCATCGGCCGCGGCGCCGGTTTTGCCATCGCCCAGGAAGCCGCACTCAAGCTCAAGGAAACGTCGGCGATCCAGGCCGAAGCCTTCAGCAGCGCCGAAGTGCGTCACGGGCCGATGGCTTTGATCGACCAAGGCTACCCGTTGCTGGTGTTCGCCCCACGCGGTGCAGAGCAGGCCGGCTTGTTGAGTCTGGCCGCTGACATGCGCCAACGCGGCGCCCGCGTGCTGCTGGCCGCGCCGGACGATATCAGCGAGCGCGACCTGACCCTGACCCGCGCCGAACACCCAAGCCTTGACCCGATCCTGGCGATCCAAAGCTTTTACGTAATGGCTGCGGGCCTGGCTGAAGCGCGGGGGATGGACCCGGACCAGCCGCGTCACCTGAGCAAAGTTACCCGCACTCACTGA
- a CDS encoding preQ0 transporter, with protein MFFLIAYISSVVLINFAFSTAPHLDVIWSAWGGLVFILRDMVQTRFGHGAIIAMLAALVLSYITSDPSIALASATAFAVSECIDWLVFSITKRPLHDRLWISSALSIPIDTFIFFGLIGALTPAVAGTALVSKFAGVTVVWLIMAWRLRKRAVAN; from the coding sequence ATGTTCTTCCTGATCGCCTACATCAGCAGTGTCGTGCTGATTAACTTCGCTTTCTCCACCGCCCCGCACCTGGACGTCATCTGGTCCGCCTGGGGTGGCCTGGTGTTTATCCTGCGCGACATGGTGCAAACCCGCTTCGGCCACGGTGCGATCATCGCCATGCTGGCGGCGCTGGTGCTGTCGTATATCACCTCCGACCCGTCCATCGCCCTGGCCAGCGCCACGGCGTTTGCGGTGTCCGAGTGCATTGACTGGCTGGTGTTCAGCATCACCAAGCGCCCGCTGCATGATCGCCTGTGGATAAGTTCGGCGCTGAGCATTCCCATTGATACCTTTATCTTCTTTGGCCTGATCGGCGCGCTGACGCCAGCGGTGGCCGGCACGGCGTTGGTGTCGAAATTCGCCGGGGTCACGGTGGTGTGGCTGATCATGGCGTGGCGTCTGCGCAAACGGGCCGTCGCCAACTGA
- a CDS encoding NUDIX hydrolase produces the protein MNFCSQCGKPVTQRIPEGDARLRFVCDHCSTIHYQNPNIVAGTVPVWGDKVLLCRRAIEPRLGYWTLPAGFMENGETVEQAAMRETLEEACARVHNLSLYTLIDVPHISQVHIFYRAELVDLDYAAGPESLEVKLFDEADIPWSELAFRTVGRTLECFFADRRQQLFPVRSESVPPMTRPAK, from the coding sequence ATGAACTTCTGCAGCCAGTGCGGTAAACCGGTTACCCAGCGCATTCCCGAAGGCGACGCACGCCTGCGCTTTGTGTGTGATCACTGCTCGACCATTCACTACCAGAACCCCAATATCGTTGCCGGCACCGTGCCGGTGTGGGGCGATAAAGTGCTGCTGTGCCGCCGCGCCATCGAGCCGCGCCTGGGTTACTGGACACTTCCAGCCGGCTTCATGGAGAACGGCGAGACCGTGGAACAGGCCGCCATGCGCGAAACCCTGGAAGAGGCCTGCGCCCGCGTGCACAACCTGAGCCTCTACACCCTGATCGATGTACCGCACATCAGCCAGGTGCATATTTTCTACCGCGCCGAACTGGTCGACCTGGACTATGCGGCAGGCCCCGAAAGCCTTGAAGTGAAGCTGTTCGATGAAGCCGACATCCCTTGGTCAGAGCTGGCTTTCCGCACGGTCGGGCGTACCTTAGAATGCTTCTTCGCTGACCGTCGGCAGCAACTGTTTCCGGTGCGCAGCGAGTCAGTGCCGCCGATGACGCGGCCAGCCAAATAA
- a CDS encoding CoA pyrophosphatase, translating to MLDELLRRVSNHTPHTLETDGRFPEAAVLVPITRSDEPELILTLRASGLSTHGGEVAFPGGRRDPEDPDLIFTALREAEEEIGLPPGLVEVIGPLSPLISLHGIRVTPYVGVIPDYVEYLANDAEIAAVFSVPLEFFRQDPREHTHRIDYQGRSWYVPSYRFGEYKIWGLTAIMIVELINLLYDDAKISLHQPPKSFINI from the coding sequence ATGCTGGACGAGCTACTTCGCCGGGTAAGCAATCACACCCCTCATACGCTGGAGACTGACGGGCGTTTCCCCGAGGCTGCGGTGTTGGTGCCGATTACCCGCAGTGACGAACCTGAGCTGATCCTGACCTTGCGCGCCAGCGGCCTGTCGACCCACGGGGGCGAAGTGGCGTTTCCGGGCGGGCGACGTGACCCCGAGGACCCGGACCTGATCTTTACCGCACTGCGCGAAGCCGAAGAAGAAATCGGCTTGCCCCCCGGCCTGGTGGAGGTCATCGGCCCGTTGAGTCCCTTGATCTCCTTGCACGGCATCCGTGTAACGCCCTATGTCGGGGTCATCCCCGATTACGTCGAATACCTGGCCAATGATGCCGAGATCGCCGCCGTCTTCAGCGTGCCCCTGGAGTTTTTCCGCCAGGACCCGCGCGAACATACCCACCGCATCGATTACCAGGGCCGCAGTTGGTATGTGCCCAGCTATCGGTTTGGCGAGTACAAGATCTGGGGGCTGACGGCGATCATGATTGTCGAGCTGATCAACCTGCTCTATGACGACGCCAAGATCAGCCTGCATCAGCCGCCCAAGAGCTTTATCAATATATAA
- a CDS encoding DUF1289 domain-containing protein, giving the protein MNPLERPVASPCVSICALDDDDICTGCQRTVDEITRWSRMDNAERRVVLGLCHERAKASGLVWMMPGKSGA; this is encoded by the coding sequence ATGAACCCGCTGGAACGACCTGTCGCCTCGCCGTGCGTGAGCATCTGCGCGTTAGACGATGACGATATTTGCACCGGCTGCCAGCGCACCGTGGATGAGATTACGCGCTGGAGCCGTATGGACAACGCAGAGCGCCGGGTGGTGCTGGGGTTGTGCCATGAGCGGGCGAAGGCGAGTGGGTTGGTGTGGATGATGCCCGGCAAATCGGGTGCCTGA
- a CDS encoding MFS transporter translates to MSTTYNEAATAAPLNSTARVATASIVGTAIEFYDFYIYATAAALVIGPVFFPQTSGTAQMLASFLTFGIAFIARPLGSALFGHFGDRIGRKSTLVASLLLMGVCTTLIGLLPGYDSIGAWAPILLCVLRFGQGLGLGGEWGGAALLATENAPKGKRAWFGMFPQLGPSIGFLAANGLFLILAMSLNDEQFRSWGWRIPFILSAALVMVGLYARLKLHETPVFANAVAKEAPVKVPLVELFSQHWLPVLLGAASMVVCYALFYITTAFSLSYGVSTLGYSRETFLGLLCFAVLFMGLATPLAALASDRYGRKPVLIVGAVLAILSGFTMEPLLTHGSTWAVALFLALELFLMGVTFAPMGALLPELFPTRVRYTGASAAYNLGGIVGASAAPFFATKLVAMGGLSYVGGYVSAAALLSLIAVLCLKETRDNDLNKVA, encoded by the coding sequence ATGAGCACCACCTACAACGAGGCGGCAACCGCCGCCCCGCTCAACTCGACCGCACGGGTCGCGACCGCGAGCATCGTCGGCACCGCCATCGAGTTCTACGATTTCTATATCTACGCCACTGCGGCCGCGCTGGTGATCGGCCCGGTGTTCTTCCCGCAGACGTCCGGCACCGCGCAGATGCTGGCGTCGTTCCTGACCTTCGGCATCGCCTTCATCGCCCGTCCATTGGGCTCCGCGCTGTTCGGCCATTTCGGTGACCGTATCGGGCGCAAGTCAACCCTGGTCGCCTCGTTGCTGCTGATGGGGGTGTGCACCACACTGATCGGCTTGCTGCCGGGCTACGACAGCATCGGCGCCTGGGCCCCGATTCTGTTATGTGTGCTGCGTTTCGGCCAGGGCCTCGGGCTTGGCGGGGAATGGGGTGGCGCGGCATTGCTGGCGACCGAGAACGCCCCAAAGGGCAAGCGCGCCTGGTTCGGCATGTTCCCGCAACTCGGCCCGTCGATAGGTTTTCTGGCCGCCAACGGCTTGTTCCTGATCCTGGCCATGAGCCTGAACGACGAGCAATTCCGCAGCTGGGGCTGGCGCATTCCGTTCATCCTCAGCGCAGCGTTGGTGATGGTCGGCCTGTATGCGCGGTTGAAACTGCATGAAACTCCAGTGTTCGCCAACGCCGTGGCCAAGGAAGCACCGGTAAAAGTGCCGTTGGTGGAACTGTTCAGCCAGCATTGGTTGCCGGTACTGCTGGGCGCGGCGTCGATGGTGGTGTGTTATGCACTGTTCTACATCACCACTGCGTTTTCCCTGAGCTACGGCGTTTCCACCCTGGGCTACAGCCGCGAAACGTTCCTGGGCTTGCTGTGCTTCGCCGTGCTGTTCATGGGCCTGGCCACGCCCTTGGCAGCCTTGGCCAGTGACCGCTACGGGCGCAAGCCGGTGCTGATTGTCGGTGCCGTGCTGGCGATTCTGTCGGGCTTCACCATGGAACCACTGCTGACCCACGGTTCGACCTGGGCGGTGGCGTTGTTCCTGGCGCTGGAGCTGTTCCTGATGGGCGTGACCTTCGCGCCGATGGGCGCCTTGCTGCCGGAACTGTTCCCGACGCGCGTGCGTTATACCGGCGCTTCGGCGGCGTATAACCTGGGGGGAATTGTCGGTGCGTCGGCGGCACCATTTTTCGCGACCAAGCTGGTGGCGATGGGCGGGCTGAGTTATGTCGGCGGGTATGTGTCGGCGGCAGCGTTGCTCAGCTTGATTGCTGTGCTGTGCCTGAAAGAGACGCGGGATAACGACTTGAACAAGGTCGCCTGA
- a CDS encoding cytochrome C assembly family protein produces the protein MVPLSPSLLPSLAAALLYAAATLYQGTRLAQGTKADKRLLVGVGVIALLAHAASLFTHLMTPVGLGLDFFSAASLIAAAVIALTLMACYRIPVENLLVLLFPLGILTVLLAQFAPTGTVQVIDEEPGILAHILLSILAYGMFTIAVFQALLVLLQDHQLKNKHPSGLIKNFPPLQTMESLLFGFLWAGWTLLSLSLISGWLFVENLFAQHLVHKTLLACLAWVVFSVLLWGRNRLGWRGHKAIRWTLAGFCLLMLAYFGSKLVREYILHI, from the coding sequence ATGGTCCCCTTGTCACCCAGTTTGCTACCCAGCCTCGCCGCCGCCCTTTTGTATGCCGCTGCGACTCTCTATCAGGGCACTCGTCTGGCCCAGGGCACAAAAGCGGACAAACGCCTGCTGGTGGGCGTTGGCGTCATCGCCCTGCTGGCCCATGCCGCGAGCCTGTTCACGCATCTGATGACGCCGGTCGGCCTGGGCCTGGACTTTTTCAGCGCTGCCAGCCTGATCGCCGCCGCCGTCATCGCGCTGACGTTGATGGCCTGCTATCGAATCCCCGTCGAGAACCTGCTGGTACTGCTATTCCCCCTCGGCATACTGACGGTGCTGCTGGCGCAATTTGCCCCGACCGGCACCGTGCAGGTCATTGACGAGGAACCGGGCATCCTCGCCCACATTCTGTTGTCGATTCTCGCCTACGGCATGTTCACCATCGCCGTGTTCCAGGCGTTGCTCGTGCTGCTGCAGGACCACCAGCTCAAAAACAAGCACCCGTCCGGGCTGATCAAGAACTTCCCGCCACTGCAAACCATGGAAAGCCTGCTGTTCGGTTTCCTGTGGGCCGGCTGGACACTGCTGTCGCTGTCGCTGATTTCCGGCTGGCTGTTCGTCGAAAACCTGTTCGCCCAGCACCTGGTGCACAAAACCTTGCTGGCGTGCCTGGCCTGGGTCGTGTTCAGCGTCTTGCTGTGGGGTCGCAACCGTCTCGGCTGGCGTGGGCACAAAGCGATCCGCTGGACCCTGGCTGGTTTCTGCCTGCTGATGCTGGCCTATTTCGGCAGCAAGCTGGTTCGCGAATACATCCTGCATATCTGA
- the nagA gene encoding N-acetylglucosamine-6-phosphate deacetylase: MSEDNILTPGGWIRGRLVHAHGKVVAIEGTPCDPAENDLPYLLPGFIDLHVHGGGGKDIMEGVAAFETITRTHVRFGTTSLLATTMTAPVDEISRVLGQLGTFCEQRPTGSARVLGVHLEGPYINPGKLGAQPNFAHTALMAEVEAYLRLAPIRVITIAPEIAGHDTLIRALSQRGVRMQIGHTLGSYEEGVAALAAGATSFTHLYNAMSPLHHREPGIVGAALAHAKYAELIPDLLHVHPGAIRVALRSIPCLYCVTDSTAAAGMPDGEYKLGSHTVTKCLGGVRLADGTLAGSTLTMDQALRNLVKIGLPISEASQRLSQFPADYLGLEERGRLQPGSFADCVRMDRSLHLTDVMVEGETIDFKNA; the protein is encoded by the coding sequence ATGTCCGAAGACAACATCCTCACACCCGGTGGCTGGATTCGCGGCCGCCTGGTGCACGCACACGGCAAGGTGGTCGCCATCGAAGGCACGCCGTGCGACCCGGCTGAAAACGATTTGCCGTACCTGCTGCCGGGCTTTATCGACCTGCACGTACACGGTGGTGGCGGCAAAGACATCATGGAAGGCGTCGCCGCCTTCGAGACCATCACCCGCACCCACGTGCGGTTTGGCACGACCTCGCTGCTGGCCACCACCATGACCGCGCCGGTGGACGAAATCTCTCGTGTGCTCGGCCAGCTCGGCACCTTCTGCGAGCAGCGCCCCACCGGCAGCGCCCGTGTACTCGGCGTGCACCTGGAAGGGCCCTACATCAACCCCGGCAAACTTGGTGCACAACCCAACTTCGCCCACACTGCGCTGATGGCCGAGGTCGAAGCCTACCTGCGCCTGGCGCCCATCCGGGTGATCACCATTGCGCCGGAGATCGCCGGCCACGACACCCTGATCCGCGCGCTCAGCCAACGCGGTGTGCGCATGCAGATCGGCCACACACTGGGCAGTTATGAAGAAGGTGTCGCCGCCCTCGCGGCCGGCGCTACCAGCTTCACGCATTTGTATAACGCCATGAGCCCGCTGCATCACCGCGAACCGGGCATCGTCGGCGCCGCCCTGGCCCACGCCAAATACGCGGAATTGATCCCGGATTTGCTCCACGTACACCCCGGCGCCATCCGCGTGGCCTTGCGCTCGATCCCGTGCCTGTACTGCGTCACCGATTCCACCGCCGCCGCCGGCATGCCCGATGGCGAATACAAGCTGGGCAGCCACACCGTCACCAAATGCCTGGGCGGCGTACGCCTGGCGGACGGCACGCTGGCGGGCAGCACCCTGACGATGGACCAGGCGCTGCGCAACCTGGTGAAAATCGGCCTGCCCATCAGCGAAGCCTCACAACGCCTGTCGCAATTTCCTGCGGATTACCTGGGCCTGGAAGAACGCGGGCGCCTGCAACCGGGCAGCTTTGCCGACTGCGTGCGCATGGACCGCTCCCTGCACCTCACCGACGTAATGGTCGAAGGAGAAACCATTGACTTCAAAAATGCTTGA
- the purT gene encoding formate-dependent phosphoribosylglycinamide formyltransferase, with amino-acid sequence MTRIGTPLSPTATRVLLCGCGELGKEVVIELQRLGVEVIAVDRYANAPAMQVAHRSHVINMLDGAALRAVIEAEKPHFIVPEIEAIATATLVELEAEGFTVIPTARATSLTMNREGIRRLAAEELDLPTSPYHFADTFEDYSKAVQDLGFPCVVKPVMSSSGKGQSLLRSTDDVQKAWDYAQEGGRAGKGRVIIEGFIDFDYEITLLTVRHIGGTTFCAPVGHRQEKGDYQESWQPQAMSPIALAESERVAKAVTEALGGRGLFGVELFIKGDQVWFSEVSPRPHDTGLVTLISQDLSQFALHARAILGLPIPLIRQFGPSASAVILVEGQSTQTAFANLGAALSEPDTALRLFGKPEVNGQRRMGVALARDESIEAARAKATRASKAVVVEL; translated from the coding sequence ATGACCCGAATCGGAACTCCATTGTCGCCAACCGCGACCCGCGTTTTGCTGTGTGGCTGCGGTGAGCTGGGCAAGGAAGTGGTAATCGAACTGCAACGCCTGGGCGTTGAAGTGATTGCCGTGGATCGCTACGCCAACGCGCCGGCCATGCAGGTTGCGCACCGTAGCCACGTGATCAACATGCTCGACGGCGCCGCCCTGCGTGCCGTGATCGAAGCGGAAAAACCGCACTTCATCGTGCCGGAAATCGAAGCCATCGCCACCGCCACCCTGGTGGAGCTGGAAGCCGAAGGCTTCACCGTGATCCCGACTGCGCGTGCCACCTCGCTGACCATGAACCGTGAGGGCATCCGTCGCCTGGCTGCTGAAGAGCTGGACCTGCCGACTTCGCCGTACCACTTCGCCGACACCTTCGAAGACTATAGTAAGGCCGTGCAAGACCTGGGCTTCCCGTGCGTGGTCAAGCCGGTGATGAGTTCGTCGGGCAAGGGCCAGAGCCTGCTGCGCAGCACAGACGATGTGCAGAAAGCCTGGGATTACGCCCAGGAAGGCGGGCGGGCGGGTAAAGGTCGGGTGATCATCGAAGGCTTCATCGACTTCGACTACGAAATCACCCTGCTGACCGTGCGCCACATCGGCGGCACCACTTTCTGCGCGCCGGTCGGCCACCGTCAGGAGAAGGGCGACTACCAGGAATCCTGGCAGCCGCAAGCCATGAGCCCGATTGCCCTGGCGGAATCCGAGCGCGTCGCCAAAGCGGTCACCGAGGCGCTGGGCGGTCGTGGCCTGTTCGGCGTGGAATTGTTCATCAAGGGCGATCAGGTGTGGTTCAGCGAAGTGTCGCCGCGCCCGCATGACACCGGCCTGGTGACCCTGATTTCTCAGGACCTTTCGCAGTTTGCGCTGCACGCGCGCGCCATCCTGGGCTTGCCGATTCCGTTGATCCGTCAGTTCGGGCCTTCGGCGTCGGCGGTGATTCTGGTGGAAGGGCAGTCGACTCAGACAGCGTTCGCCAACCTCGGCGCTGCCTTGAGCGAACCGGACACGGCGTTGCGTCTGTTTGGCAAGCCGGAAGTAAACGGCCAGCGCCGCATGGGTGTGGCGTTGGCGCGGGATGAGTCGATTGAGGCTGCCCGAGCTAAAGCGACCCGTGCTTCGAAGGCTGTTGTTGTAGAGCTGTAA
- a CDS encoding gamma carbonic anhydrase family protein — protein sequence MKYRLGDARVETHPQSWVAPNATLVGKVKLEEGANVWFNAVLRGDNELILIGKNSNVQDGSVMHTDMGYPLTLGTGVTIGHNAMLHGCTVDDYSLIGINAVILNGAKIGKHCIIGANSLIGEGKEIPDGSLVMGSPGKVVRELTEAQKRMLEASAAHYVHNAQRYARDLAEQAE from the coding sequence ATGAAATACCGCCTGGGCGACGCCCGCGTCGAGACGCATCCACAAAGCTGGGTGGCACCGAATGCCACGCTGGTTGGCAAGGTCAAGCTGGAGGAGGGCGCCAACGTCTGGTTCAACGCGGTGTTGCGTGGCGACAATGAACTGATCCTGATCGGCAAGAACAGCAACGTGCAGGATGGCAGCGTGATGCACACCGACATGGGCTATCCGCTGACCCTGGGCACTGGCGTGACCATCGGTCATAACGCCATGTTGCACGGCTGCACCGTCGACGACTACAGCTTGATCGGCATTAACGCGGTCATCCTCAACGGCGCCAAAATCGGCAAACATTGCATCATCGGCGCCAATTCGTTGATCGGTGAAGGCAAGGAAATCCCCGATGGCTCGTTGGTGATGGGCTCGCCGGGCAAGGTGGTGCGCGAGCTGACCGAGGCGCAGAAGCGCATGCTCGAAGCCAGCGCCGCGCACTATGTGCATAACGCGCAGCGGTATGCGCGTGATTTGGCTGAGCAAGCAGAATGA
- a CDS encoding L,D-transpeptidase family protein, with product MRWLLALICLSFASLSLASSVETLGGKPVEKVLVLKSAHQLQLINDGKPLKSYRISLGKNPKGTKQFEGDRRTPEGFYWIDWRKTSDRFNLAMHISYPNISDSARARREGVKPGSMIMIHGTPDTEEYPEQWFHTLDWTDGCIGMRNVDMREVWNLVKDGTMIEIRP from the coding sequence ATGCGTTGGTTGCTCGCTCTTATCTGCCTGTCGTTCGCTAGCCTGTCTTTGGCCTCTTCGGTGGAAACCCTTGGTGGTAAACCTGTCGAGAAAGTCCTGGTGCTCAAGTCCGCCCATCAGTTGCAACTGATCAACGACGGCAAGCCGCTCAAGAGCTATCGGATCTCCTTGGGCAAAAACCCGAAAGGCACCAAGCAGTTCGAAGGTGACCGCCGCACGCCGGAAGGCTTTTATTGGATCGACTGGCGCAAGACCAGCGACCGCTTCAACCTGGCCATGCACATCTCTTACCCGAACATCAGCGACTCCGCCCGCGCGCGCCGCGAAGGCGTGAAACCGGGCAGCATGATCATGATCCACGGGACGCCCGACACCGAGGAATACCCGGAGCAGTGGTTCCACACCCTGGACTGGACCGACGGCTGCATCGGCATGCGCAACGTCGATATGCGCGAAGTCTGGAACCTGGTCAAAGACGGCACCATGATCGAGATTCGGCCGTAA
- a CDS encoding transporter associated domain-containing protein, producing MDNLPLGPMLAVITLLVLWAALFTAIEAAQQHLLALRPGTRQGDKAAARLNFPRNSLILCNSLCRAAVVILCTLLAIYAWAQNGPWLGWLISCAILLVLADYLPRALAVRHPQAVLGFGNTLLGVPLKLLYPLAWLLNGISLLLLRPFARKTGVVKKSDEPLPDHDDEPEPEADQSRSHGMPGIHALDNITVNDILVPRSEVDGINLDDPVEEIIEQLRTSQRTRLPVFHSDINQVEAVLNTRQIQHLLPDASLTKDALLAACHEPYFVPESTPLQLQLLNFHKQQRRLGMVVDEYGEVLGIVTLEDILEEIVGEFESDQAVDNPHVDAQPDGRFIIDGAASIRELNKSLGWHLPSDGPKTLNGLVTEALETIPDCAVCLKIGRYRLEILETEDNRVSKVLIWHTSRVPVAV from the coding sequence ATGGACAACTTGCCCCTTGGGCCGATGCTCGCGGTAATCACCTTGCTGGTGTTATGGGCGGCGCTGTTTACCGCCATCGAAGCCGCACAACAACACCTGCTGGCACTGCGCCCTGGTACACGCCAGGGTGACAAGGCGGCCGCCCGCCTGAACTTCCCGCGTAACAGCCTGATCCTGTGCAACAGCTTGTGTCGCGCTGCGGTGGTTATCCTCTGCACCTTGCTGGCGATCTATGCCTGGGCGCAGAACGGCCCGTGGCTCGGCTGGCTGATCTCTTGTGCGATTCTGCTGGTGCTCGCCGACTACCTGCCCCGCGCCCTCGCAGTTCGCCATCCCCAGGCCGTACTGGGCTTTGGCAACACATTGCTGGGCGTGCCGCTGAAATTGCTTTATCCGCTGGCGTGGCTGCTCAATGGCATCAGCCTGCTGCTGCTGCGCCCCTTCGCACGCAAAACCGGCGTGGTGAAAAAAAGCGACGAGCCGCTGCCCGACCACGATGATGAACCGGAGCCCGAGGCCGATCAAAGCCGCAGCCACGGCATGCCCGGCATTCACGCCCTGGACAACATCACGGTCAACGACATCCTGGTACCGCGCAGCGAAGTGGACGGCATCAACCTGGACGATCCGGTTGAAGAGATCATCGAGCAATTGCGCACCTCCCAGCGCACGCGCCTGCCGGTCTTCCACAGTGACATCAACCAAGTCGAAGCGGTGCTCAACACCCGGCAGATCCAACACCTGCTGCCTGATGCCAGCCTGACCAAAGATGCCTTGCTCGCCGCGTGCCACGAACCCTACTTCGTCCCGGAAAGCACCCCGCTGCAACTGCAGTTGCTGAACTTCCACAAGCAGCAACGACGCCTGGGCATGGTGGTGGACGAATACGGCGAAGTGCTGGGTATTGTCACCCTGGAAGACATTCTTGAAGAAATCGTCGGCGAATTCGAAAGCGATCAGGCGGTGGATAACCCGCATGTCGACGCGCAACCCGATGGCCGTTTCATCATCGACGGCGCTGCCTCGATCCGCGAACTGAACAAGAGCCTGGGCTGGCACCTGCCCAGCGACGGCCCCAAGACCCTCAACGGCCTGGTCACCGAAGCGCTGGAGACCATTCCAGATTGCGCGGTGTGCCTGAAAATCGGCCGCTATCGCCTGGAAATCCTCGAAACCGAGGACAACCGCGTCAGCAAGGTGCTGATCTGGCACACCAGCCGGGTGCCGGTCGCCGTATAA